The following nucleotide sequence is from Psychroflexus torquis ATCC 700755.
CAGTCAAGATCTGGGTAAGAAAATAGAGTTAGACAGCATTAAGCTTATTAAATTATCTCCCCGCTCTAGAAAAGTAACCGATGATTGGATGATGTATGTTGCACTCAACTCTGAGATAGAACGTTTGGAGACCTATAGCATTCAAGATGTTATCGATAATTCAATGACAATTCGCTCAGTAACAGATTCTTTATCTGAAACTATCCCCGATATTTTTAAGACCAATGCCATCCTAGCGAGAGTAGTCACCTTAAAAACACATTCAGAATTATTAAGGGAAAACTCAACTAGAATTGAACCTATCCTTTCAGAGATTGAAGAATTAAGTGCAAAACTGAAGTTTGATTTTAGAAATCTCAATATTCAATTAAATGAAGTTTTTATCATACAAGATAATCTTGGAGAAAAAGACACTCCCTAAAAGCAATTGGTCATGAAACTACTCTTTACTTTTCTATTCGCTTGTCTAAGCTTTGTTTCTGTAGCACAAAAGAAGGCTATAGAACAGAGGATCAACCAATGGCACAAAGCAGCAGAAACGGCTGATTTTAAAACCTATTTCAATGTAATGACAGAAGATGCTGTGTTTGTTGGGTCTGATGCTTCTGAAGTATGGAATTATAAAGAATTTAAAGCTTTTGCGAAGCCCTATTTTGACGCTGGTAAAGCCTGGACATTTACACCTGTAAATCGAAATGTTTACCTAAGCCCCAATCAACAAATGGCTTGGTTCGACGAAACCTTAGATTCAAAACACATGGGAGTGTGTAGAGGATCTGGTGTACTGACAATGCAGAAAGATGAAACTTGGAAAATAGTACACTATGTCTTGTCTATCGCTATACCAAATCCAGATGTGGATAAGGTCGTAAAGCTTAAAGAGGAGTTGGATAAGGTCTACTTAAAAACGATCGATTAAGAATTTTTGAGCGAAAATAGTAAAGAATCCTCGGGGCAAGCTCACGAGGCATTTAGATGGTCGTTTTTGATTGATGAAAACCATCCGTTTTCAAACTTTCCTTAAAACACGAGGCAAGCCTCGGGGAATTAAACCCAATAGAGATTTAAAGACGTATTTTTAGCCAACATATTAAATAAACCATTATGAATAAAGTGAAAATACTGTTGATGTCATTCAGTGCATCAGCTTTGCTTTTTTCGTGTCAGGAGTCTAACAAAGAAGCCGATAACGAAGAGAAAGGGATTACCATGAAATACATGGACACAGCAGTGAACCCTCAAGACGACTTTTATAGCTACGTCAACGGAGGCTGGATGAAAACTGCAGAGATTCCAGATGATAGAACATCTTGGGGTGGTTTTCAAATCTTAAGAAAATCTACGGACAACGATGTTTTAGGGATTCTTAAAGAAGCTGAAAGTTCAGGAAAGTATGATGCAAATTCAGATCAAGGAAAAGCCATTCAGGTGTTTAACTCTATCATGGATACCGTTTCTAGAAACGCTGCTGGGGTAAGCCCGATCACTGGGAAGCTTGATTTGATTTCTGAAATTAAGGACAAGAAGGATATTCAAAAACGTCTTGCAGAACAACCGACTTCCGTGTCGTCCCCATTTTTTGGAGTTTCTTCTTACTCAGACCCAGATAATAGCGATGTGAATGTTGCTTACGTAGGAACTGGAAGTTTAGGTCTTCCAGACCGAGACTATTATCTTGAGGAGGATGACAATTCAAAAGAGATCAGAGAAAAATACAAAGAGCATATCGCAAGTATGTTGATGTATTTTGGAGAATCTCAAGACGAAGCTAAATTTAAAGCTGAAACTATTTTAGCTCTAGAAACTAAGCTAGCAGAACCTAGATTGGATAAAGTTGCTAGAAGAGATTTTAGAAATTTCAATAATAGATATGCTGTAAGCGATCTTGGAGAAGTCGCTAAAAATATCGATTTGAAAACGTATATGACCGATCTAGGCGTTGAAACCTTGCCAGATACCGTTTTGGTAATGGAGCCTAAATACATGGCCGCTTTGGACGAGTTGATGGTCGAAACTTCTCTTGAAGATTTAAAAACTTTGATGAGATGGTCTACTATTAACGACGCTTCAGATCAATTAAGCACAGACATCGCTACGACCAACTGGGAGTTTTATAGCAAAACCTTAAGCGGTGCTAAAGCTCAACGCCCACTAGACGAAAGAGCTCTTTCTGTCGTAAATGGAAGTATTGGTGAAGCTGTAGGTAAGCTTTATGTGGATCAAAAATTCCCGCCAGAGGCTAAAGAAAAGGCTGAAAAAATGGTAGCGAATGTCATTACAGCTTTCAAAAACAGAATTGATAATTTGGAATGGATGACTGCGGAAACCAAAACACAAGCCATTGAAAAGCTTAACAAATTCACTGTCAAAATTGGATATCCAGATGAGTTTGAGGATTACAGTGATCTTAAAGTGGTTCCTGAAAATACCTTTTACGAAAATATGCAAGCGGTATCTTACTGGAATTATTTAGATAATTTAAGTAAAATTGGTAAGCCTGTGGATAAAACAGAATGGGGAATGTCTCCACAAACGGTGAATGCATATTTCAACCCACTTTATAATGAAATCGTTTTTCCTGCTGCTATCTTACAGCCTCCTTTCTATGATTATGAGGCAGATGCTGCCGTAAATTATGGAGGAATAGGTGCTGTTATTGGTCACGAAATTTCTCATGCTTTCGATGATAGTGGGGCTAGATTTGACTCTGACGGAAACCTCAACAACTGGTGGACCGATGGAGATCTTGAGCAATTTACTGAACGAGGAAATAAACTAGCGGACTTATACAGCAGCGTAGAAGTTCTTGATAGTGTTTACATCAATGGTAAATTCACACTAGGAGAAAATATCGGGGATCTAGGTGGAGTTTTAGGCGCTTATGATGGCCTAATGTTGCATTATGAGAATGAAAAAAAGCCCCAAAAAATCAATGGGTTTACTCCTGAGCAACGCTTCTTTATGTCTTGGGCAACCGTTTGGAGAACCAAAGTAAGAGAAGAAGCTTTGAGAACACAAATCAAAACAGACCCTCATTCTCCAGGACAATATAGAGCGTATATTCCACTACAGAACGTAGATGCCTTCTATGAAGCTTTTGACTTGAAAGAAGGAGACGACTTATACATCGCTCCAGAAGATAGAGTGAGAATTTGGTAAGTCGATCATCAATTTAGCTTTTAAGCTAAGTCAATTCATAATAAAGCGGTTGCAAATTCATTTGTAACCGCTTTATTTATTTAAGCCAGTTAACCGCCTGTTATTAGAAATTTTTAAAATTGCCCTGTTGTATTGTTTGCGGGCTTCCCAATGACAAACTCCTGATTTTTATGTTGTACCTGACGGCACAATCTATTGATAGGATTATGCTACACATCATCCTTTTTTTGTCCTGACGGGACAATTAGGAGTGTTCTTCTCTTTTAAAAGGTAACCCTAAGCCCAATTTTAAACCCCTCAACTCACTTTGTCAATATGTCCCGTTAGGGACTAACTCTCGGTAAAAAAAGTGAACGAAAAAAACAGCGTGCCTTTAGGTACGCCCTATGATCTGAGTGTTGCTTTTCGACTTCCCTATACTAGCTCCGGATTTTCATGTTGTACCTGACGCCACAATCTGATGATATCATGATGCTTTGTGTTACCCATGTTATCTATATTTAGTCCCTAACGGGACAATTAGGGTTGTTCTTCTCTTTTTAAAGACACTATGGATTTTAATCTTTGTCCCGTTAGGGACTAACTCTCGGTAAAAAAAAAAAACGAAAGAAACAGCGTGCCTTTAGGTACGCCCTATGATTTTGAGTGTTGCTTTTCGACTTCCTTATAACTAGCTCCTGGTTTTTATATCGCACCTCACGGCACAATCTGATGATATCATGATGCTTTGTGCTACCCATGTTACCTATATTTAGTCCCTAACGGGACAATTAGGAGTGTTCTTCTCTTTTTAAAGACACTATGGATTTTAATCTTTGTCCCGTTAGGGACTAGCTCTCGGTAAAAAAAAGGTAAACGAAAAAACAGCGTGCCTTTAGGTACGCCCTATGATTTGGGGATTGCTTTTCGACGCCACTATGACTAGCTCCCGATTTTTATGTTGTTGCTAACGCCACAATATGGTGATATCATGATGCTTTATGTTACCCATGTTACCTATATTTAGTCCCTAACGGGACAATTAGGAGTGTTCTTCTCTTTTTAAAGACACTATGGATTTTAATCTTTGTCCCGTTAGGGACTAACTCTTGGTAAAAAAAGATGAACGAAAAAACAGCGTGCCTTTAGGTATGCTCTATGATTTGGGGATTGCTTTTGACTTCCTTATACTAGCTCCAGATTTTATGTTGTACCTGACGGCACAATCTATTGATAGGATTATGCTACATATCATCCTTTTTTTGTCCTAACGGGACAATTAGGGTTGTTCTTCTCTTTTAAAAGGTAACACAAAGCCCAATTTTGAACCCCTCAAATCACTTTCTCAATATGTCCCGTCAGGGACTAGATCTCGGTAAAAAAAAGGTTAACGAAAAAATAGCGTGCCTTTAGGTACACCCTATGATTTGGGGATTGCTTTTCGACGTCACTATGACTAGCTCCTAATTTTTATGTTGTTGCTAACGCCACAATCTGTTGGTATGATTGTACTTTGTGTAACCTATGTTTAGTCCCTAACGGGACAAATAGGAATGTTGTTCTCTTTTACGAGGTAAAGCTCAGCCCAATTTTAAACTCCTCAACTCACTTTATCAATATGTCCCGTTAGGGACTAAATCTCGGTAAAAAAAAGGTTAACGAAAGAATAGCGTGCCTTTAGGTACTCCCTATGATTTTGGGTGTTGCTTTTCGACTTCCTTATGACTAGCTCCTGACTTTTATATTGTACCTCACGGCACAATCTGATGATATCATGATGCTTTGTGTTATCCATGCTACCTATGTTTAGTCCCTGACGGGACAGTTAAGAATGTTGTTCTCTTTTACAAGATAAAGCTAAGCCCAATTTTGAACCCCTCAAATCACTTTCTCAATATGTCCCGTTAGGGACTAACTCTCAGTAAAAAAAAATAAACGAAAAAATAGCGTGCCTTTAGGTACGCCCTATGGTTTGCGTGTTGCTTTTCGACTTCCCTATGACTAGCTCCCGATTTTTATGTTGTACCTGACGGCACAATCTGGTGATATCATGATGCTTTGTGTTACCCATGTTACCTATATTTAGTCCCTGACGGGACAGTTAAGAATGTTGTTCTCTTTTACAAGATAAAGCTAAGCCCAATTTTGAACCCCTCAAATCACTTTCTCAATATGTCCCGTTAGGGACTAACTCTCGGTAAAAAAAAATAAACGAAAAAATAGCGTGCCTTTAGGTACGCCCTATGGTTTGCGTGTTGCTTTTCGACTTCCTTATGACTAGCTCCCGATTTTTATGTTGTACCTCACAACACAATCTGATGATATCATGATGTTACCCATCTTTAGTCCCTAACGGGACAATTGAAGTGTTTGTTTTTTTTTAAAAACACACTATAGATTATGATCTTTGTCCCGTTAGGGACTAACTCTCGGTAAAAAAAAGGTTAACGAAAAAAGTGTGCCTTTAGGTACGCCCTATGGTTTTGTAATTATAAATTACAAAACGCCATTCAAAAATCACTTCCCAATTGTGCTTTCAAAAAGTTTTAGAATACGCCTATACTCATCTGTCCAACTGCTAGGCTGAGTAAAGCCATGTCCTTCGATTGGGTAGACTGCCATTTCCCAATTTTCTTTCTCTAATTCTATAAGGCGTTGTGACAGCCTTACCACATCTTGAAAATGGACATTGGTATCTACAACACCGTGAGCGATCAACAGATGCCCTTCAAGACCTTCAGCAAAGTAAATAGGTGACGACTTTCGGTAAGCTTCTGGATCTAGGTGAGGCTCATTCAGAATGTTGGAGGTATAGCCATGGTTATAATGAGCCCAGTCCGTTACAGATCTTAGAGCTGCTCCGGCGGCAAAAGTATCTGGTTCATTGAATAAAGCCATCAAGGTGATAAAGCCGCCATAGCTTCCTCCATACATCCCGATTTTCTCAGGATCTATACTATAGTTATCTACTAAATACTTAGCCCCATCAACTTGGTCAGATAAATCCTTTCCTCCCATATGTCTATAAATTCCTGTTCTCCAATTTCTCCCATATCCTGCACTTCCTCTATAGTCTATGTCCAAAACCGTATATCCAAGATCGGTCAAAAGATTATTGAACATATACTCTCTAAAATAACTCGACCACCATTTGTGAGCATTTTGAAGATAACCTGCCCCATGAACAAAAATTACCGCGGCTTTTTTATCAACATCTTTGTCTGGAGTATAAAGTCTCGCATAAGGTTTGGCACCATCTTCAGCGGTAAACTGAATCAACTCTGGTGTTTTCCAATCATAACTTTTAAAAGCGTCAGACTGTCCAGAAGTGAGTTCTTCTAAAGAAGAATTCGCTTTAGTCCGCTTTAAATAAAGTTCCTCTGGTGTATTGGAATCCGAAAACAAGACCGCCATATACTTTTCATCTGGAGACAAACTCACTTGATGCTTACCTTCCATTGACGTCAGTTGGATTTTTTCACCTCCCATAACCGGCATTTTATAAAAATGACGCTCTCCTGGATGCACTTCAGAAGACGTAAAAAACCATGAGTTTTGGTCTAAAGACAGTTGGGGGTTAAAGATTTCATACTCGCCATCTGTCAGCTGAATTTGTTTGTTCTTCTTAACATCATGAACATATAGATGTGAGTATCCTGTCGCTTCAGACTGGTAATACACATGAGTATTATCGCCTAGCCAACCCAATGTTCCTCCACCGTAATAACTACCAATCCCAGGGCCCGCAATCCAAGCTTCGTCATGTTGTCTATCTAAAGTTTCTAAAGCGCCCGTGTCCAAATTCAAAAGGCTAATCCAACGGTCCTTATTGTCTTGAGCTCTCATAGACAAAACTGCCTGTTGATCTGTAGAAGAAAATTTTACATCAGAAAAACTGACTTCACGTTCCTTGTTTTCCCATTCTCGATCTGGATAATTCTTGGTATAACTAGGTAAATCTGTGAGGCCAGGCAGTGAGGAAACATCTATCTTGAAAACCGTGTCTTTTTCGATATGGTAAAGCCACAAGTCTCTTTGTTGAGTCTGGTCGCCTACTTTGCTTCTCGCCTCCAAGAGTTTTGTATAGCCAGAAGCATCTACATAATTTGGAACTTCTGTAGATTCTGATTCTGAAGGTTCGTAAGTTTGAAAGGCTAAAAACTGACCTGTTTCACTAATGTTGAAATTAAAGGCTCTTTTTTTATCTAAATAAAAGACGAATTTTTCACCCTCAAATAACTCTTTGTTTTTATCTCTGAGTTCGGAGTTTTCCTTTTGAGTACGCACTTCTTCAAGGAGACTTAAATTTTCATCTTCTAACCATTGATTTTTTTCAGATTTTTTAGAGGTTTGGTCGTTAGAGCTTCCAGATTCTATGTTGGTTTTCTGCTGAATTTGCCCTAGATCAGCATCATAAATAAAGAGATTATTTCTTGAAATAAAGGCATACTTTGAAGTCGTAATAAACTTTGGACTCTGGATGCGTTCTCCAAGATCCAAGATGAGCTGGGCCGATTTCTTTTTCTTATCGTAGAGGTATAAATCTCCAGATTTCACGAAAAGCTTTTGAGTTTGTTTATCGTTATAATCCCCGTAAGCAGGAATTTTTGACTTACGCTCTGTAAGGCTTACTTTCTCGATGTTCGATTTGTTTTTCAACCTTTTTTGATACAACGAGTCAGAAAGCTGTTGTTCTGGATTATAGTCGAAATAAATAATGTCCGACTCCTCGTTCCATTCTATATTAGAGGGAAACGTTCCAAACCATTGTGGATCTTGCATGATTTGGTTGACAGTCAGATCAGATTGGGCTTTTCCGATCCAACTTGCTAGAAAAATGAAGATAAAAATGCGCAGTGAAAAGTTCATAGATTTTATGTTTTGAGAATAGATCAAATATAAAAGCTTTTCGAGTAAAGCTTTAAGGGGAATTCTTATTAATTTTAAGCCTAGATTATATTCTTATGACTTCAAAACCCCATTTAAGTTTAACGCTCCTCTTGCTACTTGTTTTTAATTTGACTTACTCTCAAGAGAAAAAAGCCTTTTCCCTGTATACCCAAGAAGGAGAAAAAATCTCTTATGATACTATGCTGGACAGTTTAAGCAAAACCAATGTGGTTCTGTTTGGAGAGTATCATAATAATCCTATTTCCCATTGGTTACAATTTGGAGTTGTCTCCGATTTAAAAACCTCTAAAATCAACCTTGCCATCGGTGCTGAAATGTTTGAAACCGACACACAATCTGTTCTTAACTTGTATTTAAAAGATAGCCTTACAGAACCTAAGTTTAAAAAAGAGGCTAGAGTTTGGAGCAATTATTCCACAGATTATAAGCCATTGGTAGAGCTAGCAAAACGAGATTCTATCCCCTATATAGCGACCAATATCCCAAGACCTTATGCCACTAGTGTGTACAGAAATGGTGGCTTTTCAGCTTTAGATAGCCTTCCTAAAAACGAGTTGAAGTGGATAGCGCCATTGCCTATTCCTTTTGATATCCATTTAAGTTCATACCAAAATATGCTAGACATGATGGGGGGACATGGAGGGGAAGATCTCGTAAAAGCCCAAGCCATAAAAGACGCGACTATGGCTCATTTTATATTAGAAAATTTAAAACCAAACCAAGTCTTTGTCCACCTTAACGGAAGCTACCATTCCAATTTTTTTGAAGGTATTTACTGGTATCTTAAAACCTACAGAGAAAACCTCAACATCCTAACCCTAACCACGGTTGAACAAAAAAACGTGCATCAATTGAAGGAGGAACACAAAGGTCTAGCGAATTTTATTATTGTTGTAGACGAAAACATGACCAAAACGTATTAAATAATGAACGATACTCTTCAGATCTCTTATATACAAGCCGACTTAATTTGGGAACATCCCAATGCAAACAGAGCTGTTTTTGAAAAAAAAATAGCCACTTGCCCAAAGGATACCGAGGTGATTATTTTACCCGAAATGTTTAACACAGGCTTTTCTATGAATGCTGAAGCCAACGCACAAGAAGTGCCAGACGTTTTGGAATGGATGAAAGCTCAATCTAAAAAACACCACGCAGCGCTAACGGGAAGTGCCATGGTAAAAGAAAATGGAAAGTATTTCAACAGGATGTTCTTTGTAGAGCCTAATGGAAAAGTCTCAAAATACGATAAAAAACACTTGTTTACTTTAGCAAAAGAACAGGAAACGTATACACCTGGCAACGAAAGGTGTGTCGTGCATTATAAAGGTTGGAACATTTGTTTGATGGTTTGCTACGATTTGCGTTTTCCAGTCTGGGCTAGGAATAAAGATGATTATGAGGTCTTGATTTATGTTGCCAATTGGCCAGCAAAGCGAATCTCCGCGTGGGATACTTTATTAAAAGCCCGTGCTATCGAAAACATGAGTTATTGTATTGGCGTTAATATAATTGGAACCGATGGAAATAATTTTCCTTACTTAGGTCATTCTGCGGCCTATAATGTATTGGGAGAACCCTTAAGCTCTCACCTTCCAGAAGAGGAGGTCATAGAAACTGTCATTTTAAAAAAATCTGACCTTGAAACGACTCGAGAAAAACTAGGCTTTTTAAAAGATAAAGATAGCTTTGAGTTCACTACTGAACAATAAACAGTCGTCAAATTCGTGAATGTGCTAAAAAATCTCTACACTTTCCCTGAAATACCATCTCTCAAATTTACTCATCATCATGGGATCATCGGCAAACCATAGAGTTACTCTACCTTAAATCCTCGAGGGCTTATGTTGTGCCTCCCCTACGAATGCTTATTTATTGGCAAAAGGTATTCTCTTTTGTTATTGTTTTTTTGACTTCTAAAAAATGAGAACATTTGTCCATTTCAAGAGAACCAATATTATAGATGTAACGCCCGTACAAATATATATAGCATCTTGCCAATAAAAAGTTCTCGCTCCCCATATCTTCCAATTATGCCCATATTTTGTTTTGATCGTTTCACGGGTAAACTTCCAATAAATTAAAGTGATTATTAAAAAAATAGATACCGCTATTACTATTATCCAAATTTCTGCCATTTGTTGAATTTTTAGTTTGTGTTTTTTTAATTACTGGATATAGATATAACATAACATCTTGTGTTATACCAGTCTTAAAATTCTAAACTAAAACATTTTCGCAACATGGATGTTATTTTTTTTGTTTTAGTCGTCTGATAGCATAAAAAGCTTGTATATATCTCCAGTTAATCTCAGCTTTTAGAGGATGTTAAGCAAAATTAGGCCTAAAAATCTGTAGTATTACTGGAATTGTGGTTTTTACTTTTTAATCAGTTTTTCGAAATGTTAGCCATCGATTCTATCTACCTCAAATCATCGAGAGTTTATGTTGTGCCTACCCTACCAATGCTTCTTAGATATTGTTCAACATTACTTATTCAGGCTAAAATCTGTATCCAATTCTTAGGTGTATGTTAACAGTACCTTC
It contains:
- a CDS encoding nuclear transport factor 2 family protein yields the protein MKLLFTFLFACLSFVSVAQKKAIEQRINQWHKAAETADFKTYFNVMTEDAVFVGSDASEVWNYKEFKAFAKPYFDAGKAWTFTPVNRNVYLSPNQQMAWFDETLDSKHMGVCRGSGVLTMQKDETWKIVHYVLSIAIPNPDVDKVVKLKEELDKVYLKTID
- a CDS encoding M13 family metallopeptidase, coding for MNKVKILLMSFSASALLFSCQESNKEADNEEKGITMKYMDTAVNPQDDFYSYVNGGWMKTAEIPDDRTSWGGFQILRKSTDNDVLGILKEAESSGKYDANSDQGKAIQVFNSIMDTVSRNAAGVSPITGKLDLISEIKDKKDIQKRLAEQPTSVSSPFFGVSSYSDPDNSDVNVAYVGTGSLGLPDRDYYLEEDDNSKEIREKYKEHIASMLMYFGESQDEAKFKAETILALETKLAEPRLDKVARRDFRNFNNRYAVSDLGEVAKNIDLKTYMTDLGVETLPDTVLVMEPKYMAALDELMVETSLEDLKTLMRWSTINDASDQLSTDIATTNWEFYSKTLSGAKAQRPLDERALSVVNGSIGEAVGKLYVDQKFPPEAKEKAEKMVANVITAFKNRIDNLEWMTAETKTQAIEKLNKFTVKIGYPDEFEDYSDLKVVPENTFYENMQAVSYWNYLDNLSKIGKPVDKTEWGMSPQTVNAYFNPLYNEIVFPAAILQPPFYDYEADAAVNYGGIGAVIGHEISHAFDDSGARFDSDGNLNNWWTDGDLEQFTERGNKLADLYSSVEVLDSVYINGKFTLGENIGDLGGVLGAYDGLMLHYENEKKPQKINGFTPEQRFFMSWATVWRTKVREEALRTQIKTDPHSPGQYRAYIPLQNVDAFYEAFDLKEGDDLYIAPEDRVRIW
- a CDS encoding S9 family peptidase; translated protein: MNFSLRIFIFIFLASWIGKAQSDLTVNQIMQDPQWFGTFPSNIEWNEESDIIYFDYNPEQQLSDSLYQKRLKNKSNIEKVSLTERKSKIPAYGDYNDKQTQKLFVKSGDLYLYDKKKKSAQLILDLGERIQSPKFITTSKYAFISRNNLFIYDADLGQIQQKTNIESGSSNDQTSKKSEKNQWLEDENLSLLEEVRTQKENSELRDKNKELFEGEKFVFYLDKKRAFNFNISETGQFLAFQTYEPSESESTEVPNYVDASGYTKLLEARSKVGDQTQQRDLWLYHIEKDTVFKIDVSSLPGLTDLPSYTKNYPDREWENKEREVSFSDVKFSSTDQQAVLSMRAQDNKDRWISLLNLDTGALETLDRQHDEAWIAGPGIGSYYGGGTLGWLGDNTHVYYQSEATGYSHLYVHDVKKNKQIQLTDGEYEIFNPQLSLDQNSWFFTSSEVHPGERHFYKMPVMGGEKIQLTSMEGKHQVSLSPDEKYMAVLFSDSNTPEELYLKRTKANSSLEELTSGQSDAFKSYDWKTPELIQFTAEDGAKPYARLYTPDKDVDKKAAVIFVHGAGYLQNAHKWWSSYFREYMFNNLLTDLGYTVLDIDYRGSAGYGRNWRTGIYRHMGGKDLSDQVDGAKYLVDNYSIDPEKIGMYGGSYGGFITLMALFNEPDTFAAGAALRSVTDWAHYNHGYTSNILNEPHLDPEAYRKSSPIYFAEGLEGHLLIAHGVVDTNVHFQDVVRLSQRLIELEKENWEMAVYPIEGHGFTQPSSWTDEYRRILKLFESTIGK
- a CDS encoding ChaN family lipoprotein; amino-acid sequence: MTSKPHLSLTLLLLLVFNLTYSQEKKAFSLYTQEGEKISYDTMLDSLSKTNVVLFGEYHNNPISHWLQFGVVSDLKTSKINLAIGAEMFETDTQSVLNLYLKDSLTEPKFKKEARVWSNYSTDYKPLVELAKRDSIPYIATNIPRPYATSVYRNGGFSALDSLPKNELKWIAPLPIPFDIHLSSYQNMLDMMGGHGGEDLVKAQAIKDATMAHFILENLKPNQVFVHLNGSYHSNFFEGIYWYLKTYRENLNILTLTTVEQKNVHQLKEEHKGLANFIIVVDENMTKTY
- a CDS encoding amidohydrolase; the encoded protein is MNDTLQISYIQADLIWEHPNANRAVFEKKIATCPKDTEVIILPEMFNTGFSMNAEANAQEVPDVLEWMKAQSKKHHAALTGSAMVKENGKYFNRMFFVEPNGKVSKYDKKHLFTLAKEQETYTPGNERCVVHYKGWNICLMVCYDLRFPVWARNKDDYEVLIYVANWPAKRISAWDTLLKARAIENMSYCIGVNIIGTDGNNFPYLGHSAAYNVLGEPLSSHLPEEEVIETVILKKSDLETTREKLGFLKDKDSFEFTTEQ